In one Corallococcus sp. EGB genomic region, the following are encoded:
- a CDS encoding DUF4388 domain-containing protein: MAQVRKILIADPDLDSVRALSRALRTKGYQVHYAPDGSRALEVAVLRHPDLTLFDEACRLLDARTFVQILRTNPRTEDIPVVLTTSSLDTDRARGMRDGTLRKPFNLDEVLSRIEHIFRRNEAAKDLKSEQQEIEGSLSQLSIPDLMQILGMNKRNGRLALERGSERGEITVSEGRTVNARLGRVEGEKALFRLLAWTEGNFTFTPGTSAARPRINRAMDDALLEGMRQSDEVNRLLPGLPPRHTRLMLAPEVDLSEEQHPVTAQVMELLRQPRALGEVLDLAPATDMEVLGVLSTLLQKGVARPTESEGQNLGAGDLIGAAEVHALRGRLLRTRTLAKVATAKVFVCGSGSSAARRILARVPGLEAMSADPTAVKSGFGTLGRLELSDVLNVDFCVLPPAEAARPLWRPFSAGAIGALLMDTSEPAVRLAHYLAWEVRIPIVVVGTEVPAPLQGAPAGVSAPGEDLTEALRAMLVQALNPAPTLPGVTQVQRASVTPS, translated from the coding sequence GTGGCCCAGGTGCGGAAGATCCTCATCGCCGACCCCGACCTCGACTCGGTGCGCGCCCTGTCGCGGGCGCTGCGCACGAAGGGGTATCAGGTGCACTACGCGCCGGATGGCTCGCGGGCCCTGGAGGTCGCGGTGCTCCGGCACCCGGACCTGACGCTCTTCGACGAGGCGTGCCGGCTCCTGGACGCGCGCACGTTCGTGCAGATCCTCCGCACCAACCCGCGCACGGAAGACATCCCCGTGGTGCTCACCACGTCCAGCCTGGACACGGACCGGGCGCGGGGCATGCGGGACGGCACGCTGCGCAAGCCCTTCAACCTGGACGAGGTGCTCAGCCGCATCGAGCACATCTTCCGCCGCAACGAAGCGGCCAAGGACCTGAAGAGCGAGCAGCAGGAGATCGAAGGCTCGCTCAGCCAGCTCAGCATCCCGGACCTCATGCAGATCCTGGGCATGAACAAGCGCAACGGGCGCCTGGCGCTGGAGCGCGGTTCGGAGCGCGGGGAGATCACCGTCTCGGAGGGGCGCACGGTGAACGCGCGGCTCGGGAGGGTGGAAGGGGAGAAGGCGCTGTTCCGGCTCCTGGCGTGGACGGAGGGCAACTTCACCTTCACGCCCGGCACCAGCGCCGCGCGTCCGCGCATCAACCGCGCGATGGACGACGCGCTCCTGGAGGGCATGCGCCAGTCGGACGAGGTGAACCGCCTGCTGCCGGGTCTGCCGCCGCGCCACACGCGGCTGATGCTGGCACCGGAGGTGGACCTGTCCGAGGAGCAGCACCCGGTGACGGCGCAGGTGATGGAGCTGCTCCGTCAGCCGCGAGCGCTGGGCGAGGTGCTGGACCTGGCGCCCGCGACGGACATGGAGGTGCTGGGCGTGCTGTCCACGCTGCTCCAGAAGGGCGTGGCGCGCCCGACGGAGAGCGAAGGCCAGAACCTGGGCGCGGGAGACCTCATCGGCGCGGCGGAGGTGCACGCGCTGCGCGGGCGCCTCTTGCGCACCCGCACGCTGGCGAAGGTGGCGACGGCGAAGGTCTTCGTCTGTGGCAGCGGCTCGTCCGCGGCGCGGCGCATCCTGGCGCGGGTGCCGGGGCTGGAGGCGATGTCCGCGGACCCCACCGCGGTGAAGAGCGGCTTCGGGACGCTGGGCCGTCTTGAGTTGAGCGACGTGCTGAACGTGGACTTCTGCGTGCTGCCGCCCGCGGAGGCCGCGCGTCCGCTGTGGCGCCCGTTCAGCGCGGGGGCCATTGGCGCGCTGTTGATGGACACGTCGGAGCCGGCGGTGCGGCTGGCGCATTATCTCGCGTGGGAGGTCCGCATCCCCATCGTGGTGGTGGGCACGGAGGTCCCCGCGCCGCTGCAGGGAGCCCCGGCCGGAGTGAGCGCCCCGGGCGAGGACCTCACCGAAGCCCTGCGCGCCATGCTGGTCCAGGCGCTCAACCCCGCGCCCACGCTGCCCGGCGTCACCCAGGTGCAGCGCGCGTCCGTGACACCCAGCTGA
- a CDS encoding cytochrome P450 codes for MTSAVRRQAPGPRGHVFMGILPEVRRDVLACLGDLHRQYGDVVRYRLGPMRSHLIAHPDGVKHVLQEHVKNYTKDHFAYRMGRWITGDSLLTSTGDFWLRQRRLAQPAFHRQRIAGMAAGMVRRTEAMLQRWEPAAANGTAVGVNEEMMRLTLGIVGEALFGTSVEDQTERVGASFTELSQQMTERFRTFRMLPPVLPTRYDRAFRRARATLRDTVQGIIAARRQRSEDTGDLLSMLMLARDEDTGEGMTDEQLGSEVMTMLLAGHETTATALSWTWALLSMHPEVEARLHAELDAVLGGRAPTMEDVPKLGYTRQVVEEAMRLYPPVIVISRAVKEDDVVGGFHIPKGTWVDVSAYVTQRHPDFWEEPDAFRPERFAPEAAAKRHRFAYFPFSGGPRQCIGNSFALMEAQLLLATVARRYRLRAAPGFTMEAESNVTLRPRGALPMSLERRS; via the coding sequence ATGACCAGCGCCGTCCGCCGCCAGGCTCCAGGCCCTCGGGGCCACGTGTTCATGGGCATCCTGCCCGAGGTGCGCCGCGACGTCCTGGCCTGCCTGGGAGACCTCCATCGGCAGTACGGGGACGTGGTGCGCTACCGGCTGGGCCCGATGCGCTCGCACCTCATCGCGCATCCGGACGGCGTGAAGCACGTGTTGCAGGAGCACGTGAAGAACTACACGAAGGACCACTTCGCGTACCGCATGGGCCGGTGGATCACCGGCGATAGCCTGCTCACGAGCACAGGGGATTTCTGGCTCCGGCAGCGGCGGCTCGCCCAGCCCGCCTTCCACCGGCAGCGCATCGCGGGCATGGCCGCGGGCATGGTCCGCCGGACGGAAGCGATGCTCCAGCGATGGGAACCGGCGGCCGCGAACGGAACAGCCGTGGGCGTCAACGAGGAGATGATGCGGCTGACGCTGGGCATCGTCGGCGAGGCCCTCTTCGGCACGTCCGTGGAGGACCAGACCGAACGGGTCGGCGCGTCCTTCACCGAGCTGAGCCAACAGATGACGGAGCGCTTCCGCACCTTCCGGATGCTGCCGCCCGTGCTCCCCACGCGTTACGACCGGGCCTTCCGGCGGGCGCGCGCCACGCTGCGCGACACCGTGCAGGGCATCATCGCCGCGCGGCGCCAGCGCAGCGAGGACACCGGCGACCTGCTCTCCATGTTGATGCTCGCGCGCGACGAGGACACCGGCGAGGGCATGACGGACGAACAGCTGGGGAGTGAGGTGATGACCATGCTCCTCGCCGGCCATGAGACGACCGCCACGGCGCTGAGCTGGACGTGGGCCCTGCTGTCCATGCATCCAGAGGTGGAGGCGCGGCTGCACGCGGAGCTGGACGCGGTGCTGGGCGGACGCGCGCCCACGATGGAGGACGTGCCGAAGCTTGGATACACGCGGCAGGTCGTGGAGGAGGCGATGCGGCTGTACCCCCCCGTCATCGTCATCAGCCGCGCCGTGAAGGAGGATGACGTCGTCGGTGGGTTCCACATTCCGAAGGGAACCTGGGTGGACGTGAGCGCCTACGTCACGCAGAGACACCCGGACTTCTGGGAGGAGCCGGACGCGTTCCGTCCGGAGCGCTTCGCCCCCGAGGCCGCCGCGAAGCGGCACCGCTTCGCGTACTTCCCCTTCAGCGGCGGGCCAAGGCAGTGCATCGGCAACAGCTTCGCGTTGATGGAGGCCCAGCTCCTGCTGGCCACGGTGGCCCGGCGCTACCGCCTGCGCGCGGCGCCCGGCTTCACGATGGAAGCGGAGTCGAACGTGACGCTGCGGCCCAGGGGGGCGCTCCCCATGTCGCTGGAGCGCCGGAGCTGA
- a CDS encoding RNA methyltransferase produces MIKTLRDAEELVRTRHVITEVPTHGPTSLVEQVMGARPTGSWRDHAKGRLAYRLGRMLRASKDVLAVRLVEGKVAFVDPTLWPAVYRVAMEPSRRRPSLQGLSPDARALLTAVERDKRVPLDKEGPWTKAREALEERLLVHVSEAQEDDGRHVAVLRSWRGWASPTLQADAARLSYEDAQARLRAACDGAPTGLGPWVF; encoded by the coding sequence ATGATCAAGACGCTGAGGGACGCGGAGGAGCTGGTGCGCACGCGCCACGTCATCACCGAGGTGCCCACCCACGGGCCCACGTCCCTCGTCGAACAGGTCATGGGCGCCCGGCCCACCGGCAGCTGGCGCGACCACGCGAAGGGGCGGCTCGCGTACCGGCTGGGGCGCATGTTGCGCGCGTCGAAGGACGTGCTCGCGGTGCGGCTCGTGGAGGGCAAGGTCGCCTTCGTGGACCCCACGCTCTGGCCCGCCGTGTACCGCGTCGCCATGGAGCCCTCGCGCCGCCGTCCGTCCCTCCAGGGGCTGTCCCCGGACGCCCGCGCGCTGCTCACCGCCGTGGAGCGCGACAAGCGCGTCCCCCTGGACAAGGAGGGCCCGTGGACCAAGGCGCGCGAGGCCCTGGAGGAGCGCCTGCTGGTGCACGTCTCCGAGGCGCAGGAGGACGACGGCCGCCACGTCGCGGTGCTGCGCTCCTGGCGGGGCTGGGCCTCTCCCACGCTCCAGGCGGACGCGGCCCGGCTCTCCTACGAGGACGCCCAGGCGCGGCTCCGGGCGGCGTGTGACGGGGCACCTACCGGACTGGGGCCCTGGGTGTTCTAG
- a CDS encoding tetratricopeptide repeat protein, which yields MPHRFFPRPWTLVLLLPLACKDPETAAAQKQATQVQNSLSQGREALAQGQYVRAISELQKAANAAPESVEPLLLLARAHQGAGNPGASILTLKQAESLIPGTDPVIQKQLADLYLGEGQTPQAISTLVALRDEGKLPKDDVLALARLQARQGHPDEAFSTLERILRENPDDAATKTVEAEILLMKGDELLAANLMDRVLQSSPSFTPARLLRTRFFLMSGVNDMAEADLQAVPPEDAETTDVVTMKARVLMALGRPAEAEGALRKLLEDDADNAEAVAWLAEIVCAQGRASEAQQLVDRALHLRPRFARALYVRGRVLEEQGDARGAEDSYRFTLKTEPTFAPALSRMWRLHLKAGRKPEAQEVLEQLTRLNEATVEEKAALAGLYAQFETQLPRGRKLIEEALKREPQNPEYLRIQKAIDKATPKKKKAPTGPIIIRGRR from the coding sequence ATGCCCCATCGATTTTTCCCCCGTCCCTGGACGCTCGTCCTCCTCCTGCCGCTTGCCTGCAAGGACCCTGAGACGGCGGCCGCGCAGAAGCAGGCCACCCAGGTCCAGAACTCCCTGTCACAGGGGCGTGAAGCCCTCGCGCAGGGGCAGTACGTCCGCGCCATCTCCGAGCTGCAGAAGGCCGCCAACGCCGCGCCGGAGAGCGTGGAGCCGCTCCTCCTCCTGGCCAGGGCCCATCAGGGCGCCGGCAACCCGGGCGCATCCATCCTCACCCTCAAGCAGGCGGAGAGCCTGATTCCGGGGACGGACCCCGTCATCCAGAAGCAGCTCGCGGACCTGTATCTGGGGGAGGGACAGACGCCCCAGGCCATCTCCACGCTCGTCGCGCTCAGGGACGAGGGCAAGCTGCCCAAGGACGACGTCCTGGCGCTGGCCCGCCTCCAGGCGCGGCAGGGCCACCCGGACGAGGCCTTCTCCACGCTGGAGCGCATCCTCCGGGAGAACCCGGACGACGCCGCGACGAAGACGGTGGAGGCTGAAATCCTCCTCATGAAGGGCGACGAGCTGCTCGCGGCCAACCTGATGGACCGGGTGCTCCAGAGCTCGCCGAGCTTCACGCCCGCGCGCCTCCTGCGCACGCGCTTCTTCCTGATGAGCGGCGTCAACGACATGGCGGAGGCGGACCTCCAGGCCGTGCCGCCCGAGGACGCGGAAACCACGGACGTGGTGACGATGAAGGCCCGCGTGCTGATGGCGCTCGGGCGCCCGGCGGAAGCGGAAGGCGCGCTCCGGAAGCTGCTGGAGGACGACGCGGACAACGCGGAGGCCGTCGCGTGGCTGGCGGAGATCGTCTGCGCCCAGGGCCGCGCCTCCGAGGCCCAGCAACTGGTGGACCGCGCGCTGCACCTGCGCCCGCGCTTCGCCCGCGCCCTGTACGTGCGCGGCCGCGTCCTGGAGGAGCAGGGCGACGCGCGTGGGGCGGAGGACAGCTACCGCTTCACCCTCAAGACGGAGCCCACCTTCGCGCCCGCGCTGTCGCGCATGTGGCGGCTGCACCTGAAGGCCGGACGCAAGCCGGAGGCCCAGGAGGTCCTGGAGCAGCTGACCCGCCTGAACGAGGCCACCGTGGAGGAGAAGGCCGCGCTCGCGGGCCTCTACGCCCAGTTCGAGACCCAGCTGCCGCGAGGCCGGAAGCTCATCGAGGAGGCCCTGAAGCGCGAGCCCCAGAACCCCGAGTACCTGCGCATCCAGAAGGCCATCGACAAGGCGACGCCCAAGAAGAAGAAGGCCCCGACGGGGCCCATCATCATCCGCGGGCGGCGCTGA
- a CDS encoding pitrilysin family protein — protein MSFTPYRDVLPSGLRVVTVETPHLHTALLAVYVRTGSRHETVENNGVSHFLEHLFFRGSEAWPDTVKMNAAVEEAGGNLNGATTRDHGYYYTPLHPAHLGVGLDVIGDMLTRPRLTDMEVERQIILEEMLDEVDDKGRDIDLDNLSKRLLFPGHPLSLKIAGTRESVKALTHAQVREHFARHYVAGNLVVSAAGSVKHSEVLALAERAFAHLPRGEATTESAPSLLGPGPHFHFVSHDESQTEFKLTFRAVPEQHEDFPALQILRRLLDDGLSSRLPFEIVEKRGLAYSVQAGLDTYHDLSLFEIEAASAPEKASLVVAEALRVLAELCDKDASEEELNRAKRRHRMLLEFSQDSPGELAGWFGGVELFRRPETFGHRADQVDRQTAAQVREVARRYFTRENLLVVAVGQRKGHKALEKVVAEAAGLPSSAPVLSAARG, from the coding sequence ATGAGCTTTACACCGTACCGGGACGTGCTGCCCTCGGGGCTGCGCGTCGTCACCGTCGAAACGCCCCACCTGCACACCGCCCTCCTGGCCGTCTACGTGCGGACCGGCAGCCGCCACGAAACGGTGGAGAACAACGGCGTCAGCCACTTCCTGGAGCACCTCTTCTTCCGAGGAAGCGAGGCCTGGCCGGACACGGTGAAGATGAACGCGGCCGTGGAGGAGGCGGGCGGCAACCTCAACGGCGCCACCACCCGCGACCACGGCTACTACTACACCCCGCTGCACCCGGCGCACCTGGGCGTGGGCCTGGACGTCATCGGCGACATGCTCACCCGCCCCCGCCTCACCGACATGGAGGTGGAGCGGCAGATCATCCTGGAGGAGATGCTCGACGAGGTGGACGACAAGGGGCGCGACATCGACCTGGACAACCTGTCCAAGCGCCTGCTGTTCCCCGGCCACCCGCTGTCCCTGAAGATCGCCGGCACCCGCGAGTCCGTGAAGGCCCTCACCCACGCGCAGGTGCGGGAGCACTTCGCCCGGCACTACGTGGCCGGCAACCTGGTGGTGTCCGCCGCGGGCAGCGTGAAGCATTCTGAGGTGCTGGCCCTGGCCGAGCGCGCCTTCGCCCACCTCCCCAGGGGCGAGGCCACCACGGAGAGCGCGCCATCGCTGCTGGGTCCCGGGCCGCACTTCCACTTCGTCTCCCATGACGAGTCGCAGACCGAGTTCAAGCTCACCTTCCGCGCCGTGCCGGAGCAGCACGAGGACTTCCCCGCGCTCCAGATTCTGCGGCGCCTGCTGGACGACGGGCTGTCGTCGCGGCTGCCCTTCGAGATCGTGGAGAAGCGCGGCCTGGCGTACTCGGTGCAGGCGGGCCTGGACACGTACCACGACCTGAGCCTCTTCGAGATCGAAGCGGCCAGCGCGCCGGAGAAGGCGTCGCTGGTGGTGGCGGAGGCGCTGCGCGTGCTCGCGGAGCTCTGCGACAAGGACGCGAGCGAAGAGGAGCTGAACCGCGCCAAGCGCCGCCACCGCATGCTGCTGGAGTTCTCCCAGGACTCGCCGGGGGAGCTGGCCGGGTGGTTTGGCGGCGTGGAGCTGTTCCGCCGCCCGGAGACGTTCGGCCACCGCGCGGATCAGGTGGACCGGCAGACGGCCGCGCAGGTGCGCGAGGTGGCCCGGCGCTACTTCACCCGGGAGAACCTGCTCGTGGTGGCGGTGGGTCAGCGCAAGGGGCACAAGGCGCTGGAGAAGGTGGTCGCGGAGGCGGCGGGCCTGCCCTCCTCCGCGCCCGTCCTCAGCGCCGCCCGCGGATGA
- a CDS encoding HAMP domain-containing sensor histidine kinase, with translation MKLSLATRIFLGYALVLLTFGAVSLFSVAELHRNRLEIRLVSQGYLQLSQDAAALETFQTSQEKDTERVLEQNSVETRRALIRLASLYYAPQMAQRLEAARAKAREVLTFAPEGEVPFVNELDTRFAELARNSQAYGRAVEAVFTALASESPESQEVTRATAELRQLESAIGRELRVLRATLTNRIRERVDGAEERERRTGLTIIALSIMAIGVGVGVTAWSSRTLRPVRTLIEGVSRIGKGDYSAQLGVRGEDEVALLAREFDQMARSLQAREAQLKSQAEALMRAEQLAAVGRISAQIVHEVRNPLSSIGLNVELLQDAVDSARFDSQDTATEARELLLAVTHEVDRLTDVTEQYLRMARPARPDLEPEDIIAVLDGVLDFTREELVRAGVEVVRDFAPDTPRVLADQGQLRQVFLNLLRNSREAMPAGGRLTVATAPRDGDVEVTVRDTGDGMTEEVRRHLFEPFFTTKEGGTGLGLAVSQQILQAHGGSLSCQSIPGQGTTFVLRLPRA, from the coding sequence ATGAAGCTCTCGCTCGCCACCCGCATCTTCCTGGGCTACGCGCTGGTGCTGCTGACGTTCGGGGCGGTGTCCCTGTTCAGCGTGGCGGAGCTGCACCGCAACCGGCTGGAGATCCGCCTGGTCAGCCAGGGCTACCTCCAGCTGTCCCAGGACGCCGCCGCGCTGGAGACCTTCCAGACCAGCCAGGAGAAGGACACCGAGCGCGTGCTGGAGCAGAACAGCGTGGAGACGCGCCGCGCCCTCATCCGGCTGGCGAGCCTGTACTACGCGCCCCAGATGGCCCAGCGCCTGGAGGCCGCCCGCGCCAAGGCCCGCGAGGTGCTCACCTTCGCCCCCGAGGGCGAGGTGCCCTTCGTGAACGAGCTGGACACGCGCTTCGCGGAGCTGGCCCGCAACTCCCAGGCCTACGGCCGCGCGGTGGAGGCCGTGTTCACCGCGCTCGCCTCGGAGTCGCCGGAGAGCCAGGAGGTGACGCGCGCCACCGCCGAGCTGCGCCAGCTGGAGAGCGCCATCGGCCGCGAGCTGCGCGTGCTGCGCGCCACGCTGACCAACCGCATCCGCGAGCGCGTGGACGGCGCCGAGGAGCGCGAGCGCCGGACGGGCCTCACCATCATCGCGCTGTCCATCATGGCCATTGGCGTGGGCGTGGGCGTCACCGCGTGGTCCTCCCGCACGCTGCGCCCGGTGCGCACCCTGATCGAAGGCGTGTCGCGCATCGGGAAGGGGGACTACTCCGCGCAGCTGGGCGTGCGCGGCGAGGACGAGGTCGCCCTGCTCGCGCGCGAGTTCGACCAGATGGCCCGCTCGCTCCAGGCGCGCGAGGCCCAGCTCAAATCCCAGGCGGAGGCGCTGATGCGCGCGGAGCAGCTGGCCGCGGTCGGTCGCATCTCCGCCCAAATCGTCCACGAGGTGCGCAACCCCCTGTCCTCCATCGGCCTCAACGTGGAGCTGCTCCAGGACGCGGTGGACAGCGCGCGCTTCGACTCGCAGGACACGGCCACGGAGGCGCGCGAGCTGCTCTTGGCCGTCACCCACGAGGTGGATCGCCTCACCGACGTCACCGAGCAGTACCTGCGCATGGCCCGCCCCGCCCGGCCGGACCTGGAGCCGGAGGACATCATCGCGGTGCTCGACGGAGTGCTCGACTTCACCCGCGAGGAGCTGGTGCGCGCGGGCGTGGAGGTGGTGCGCGACTTCGCGCCCGACACGCCCCGCGTGCTCGCGGACCAGGGCCAGCTGCGGCAGGTGTTCTTGAACCTGCTGCGCAACAGCCGCGAGGCCATGCCCGCCGGGGGCAGGCTCACCGTGGCCACCGCCCCGCGCGACGGCGACGTGGAGGTGACCGTGCGCGACACCGGCGACGGCATGACGGAGGAGGTCCGCCGCCACCTCTTCGAGCCCTTCTTCACCACCAAGGAGGGCGGCACGGGCCTGGGGCTCGCGGTGAGCCAGCAGATCCTCCAGGCCCACGGGGGCTCACTCTCCTGCCAGAGTATTCCCGGCCAGGGGACGACCTTCGTGTTAAGGCTTCCTCGCGCATGA
- a CDS encoding cell envelope biogenesis protein TolA, whose protein sequence is MLVALILVSVGFAVTLGLLLFGDKSGAGANAGRPSLSSSSSAPSFRGELESESKARAKAESEVQRKQKELDEQRTQLQEVKEQLKQAKRKLFEQKEGEKGSNDLLKARAEVERNASIQLEQTRAELAQALTENARLRAETESRGAPRRREAPVTAPAAVPTPVAAPAAPAPSEQIAAPASEPVVNAAVSVTPAPVAPAEPVRRYRELNDADREKMNRLEQAANKDRARAAELEKEVRRLKGRADTQARILSVTKSEADLGKDKYKALEKRLNRTLLERDLLRRAIKDLEKKTGMLADRTELTPDEVAASDQRSDEQARARAEAEARAAAAATPTEAPAATEPASSDSEAKPSDAPPSNA, encoded by the coding sequence TTGCTGGTTGCACTCATCCTCGTATCGGTCGGGTTCGCCGTGACGCTCGGCCTGCTGCTCTTCGGAGACAAGAGCGGCGCTGGTGCCAACGCGGGCCGTCCCTCGCTCTCTTCTTCCTCCTCCGCGCCGTCGTTCCGTGGCGAGCTGGAATCGGAGAGCAAGGCGCGCGCGAAGGCGGAATCGGAGGTCCAGCGCAAGCAGAAGGAGCTGGACGAGCAGCGCACGCAGCTCCAGGAGGTCAAGGAGCAGCTGAAGCAGGCCAAGCGCAAGCTCTTCGAGCAGAAGGAAGGCGAGAAGGGCTCGAACGACCTGCTGAAGGCCCGCGCCGAGGTGGAGCGCAACGCCAGCATCCAGCTGGAGCAGACTCGCGCGGAGCTGGCGCAGGCCCTGACGGAGAACGCCCGCCTGCGCGCCGAGACCGAGTCGCGCGGCGCGCCCCGCCGCCGTGAGGCTCCGGTCACCGCCCCGGCCGCCGTCCCCACGCCCGTGGCCGCTCCGGCGGCCCCCGCCCCGTCGGAGCAGATCGCCGCGCCCGCGAGCGAGCCCGTGGTGAACGCGGCGGTGTCCGTGACGCCCGCGCCGGTGGCCCCGGCCGAGCCCGTGCGCCGCTACCGCGAGCTGAACGACGCGGACCGCGAGAAGATGAACCGGCTGGAGCAGGCGGCCAACAAGGACCGCGCCCGCGCCGCGGAGCTGGAGAAGGAAGTCCGCCGGCTGAAGGGCCGCGCCGACACGCAGGCGCGCATCCTGTCCGTGACGAAGTCCGAGGCCGACCTGGGCAAGGACAAGTACAAGGCGCTGGAGAAGCGCCTCAACCGCACGCTCCTGGAGCGCGACCTGCTTCGCCGGGCCATCAAGGACCTGGAGAAGAAGACGGGCATGCTCGCGGACCGCACGGAGCTGACGCCGGACGAGGTCGCCGCCAGCGATCAGCGCAGCGACGAGCAGGCCCGCGCTCGCGCCGAAGCGGAGGCCCGCGCCGCCGCCGCCGCGACGCCCACGGAGGCCCCGGCCGCCACGGAGCCCGCGTCCAGCGACAGCGAGGCGAAGCCCTCCGACGCCCCGCCGTCCAACGCCTGA
- a CDS encoding 2-oxo acid dehydrogenase subunit E2, with protein sequence MAHLELKPKRDVSSFRKLAIGSWATAYDPTVYGTLTVRMDAALAYLDAFHQRTGVRLSATHLVLKAVGEALRRCPDANALLRYQRIYLRKRITVCAVLPGADRQGLTPVRIEDVDQKSVRALALEVESAAALVREGRDPRVEHGRRLLERVPHLLLHRFTGLVSFLTYTLNLNPSWLGLPRDPFGSAVVVDVGELGLDTAYLPLAPFTRVPIFLAPGGVREVAVVEEGRVVPGHVMNINASFDHRFLDGYHAGVIASTLREMLEHPVEAFGPLPDAPLPAGR encoded by the coding sequence ATGGCGCACCTGGAGTTGAAGCCGAAGCGGGACGTGTCGAGCTTCCGCAAGCTCGCCATCGGCAGTTGGGCGACCGCGTATGACCCCACGGTCTACGGCACGCTGACGGTGCGCATGGATGCGGCGCTCGCATACCTGGACGCCTTCCATCAGCGCACCGGCGTGCGGCTCAGCGCGACGCACCTGGTCCTCAAGGCGGTGGGCGAAGCGCTGCGCCGCTGCCCGGACGCCAACGCGCTCCTGCGCTACCAGCGCATCTACCTGCGAAAGCGCATCACCGTGTGCGCGGTGCTCCCCGGAGCGGACCGACAGGGCCTCACGCCCGTGCGCATCGAGGACGTGGATCAAAAGTCCGTGCGCGCTCTGGCGCTGGAGGTGGAGTCCGCCGCGGCGCTCGTGCGCGAAGGCAGGGACCCGCGGGTGGAGCACGGCCGGCGCCTCCTGGAGCGCGTGCCGCACCTGCTCCTGCACCGCTTCACCGGGCTCGTGTCGTTCCTCACGTACACGCTGAACCTCAACCCTTCATGGCTGGGCCTGCCGAGGGATCCATTCGGCTCGGCGGTGGTGGTGGACGTGGGCGAGCTGGGGCTGGACACGGCGTACCTGCCGCTCGCGCCCTTCACGCGCGTGCCCATCTTCCTCGCGCCCGGGGGGGTGCGGGAGGTGGCGGTGGTGGAGGAGGGGAGGGTGGTGCCCGGCCACGTGATGAACATCAACGCGTCCTTCGACCACCGCTTCCTGGACGGCTACCACGCGGGCGTCATCGCCAGCACGCTGCGGGAGATGCTGGAGCACCCGGTGGAGGCCTTTGGCCCCTTGCCGGATGCTCCGCTTCCTGCCGGCCGCTAG
- a CDS encoding zinc metalloprotease HtpX: MTSRGPAAPALKGGGWHRLGNALKTTVLLAGLTALVLVIGQRLGGAQGLVMAGFFAVVMNFGSYWFSDRIALAIHGAQPLSYEQAPWLHEMVARLAARAGMPKPKVYLLPTAQPNAFATGRNPSHAAVAVTAGIMDILDRRELEGVLAHELGHVRNRDTLIGTVAATLAGIISYAAQMLFWFGGSMLSRGDDREDGLAGALSNLGLLLVAPIAATLLQLAVSRSREYGADATGAELCGDPDALASALLKMERGAEAIPYDRAPATSHLFIVNPLHHGGVMSLFSTHPPIPERVRRLREMSARMGQGTRGRGGWEYAY, encoded by the coding sequence ATGACATCCCGAGGACCGGCGGCACCGGCGCTCAAGGGCGGCGGGTGGCACCGGCTGGGCAATGCCTTGAAGACGACCGTGCTGCTGGCGGGCTTGACGGCGCTGGTGCTCGTCATCGGTCAGCGGCTGGGCGGCGCGCAGGGCCTGGTGATGGCGGGCTTCTTCGCGGTGGTGATGAACTTCGGCTCGTACTGGTTCAGCGACCGCATCGCGCTGGCCATCCACGGCGCGCAGCCGCTGTCCTATGAGCAGGCGCCGTGGCTGCATGAGATGGTGGCGCGGCTGGCCGCGCGCGCGGGCATGCCGAAGCCGAAGGTGTACCTGCTGCCCACGGCGCAGCCGAACGCGTTCGCCACGGGCCGCAACCCGAGCCACGCGGCGGTCGCGGTGACGGCGGGCATCATGGACATCCTGGACCGGCGCGAGCTGGAGGGCGTGCTGGCGCACGAGCTTGGCCACGTGCGCAACCGGGACACGCTCATCGGCACGGTGGCGGCGACGCTCGCGGGCATCATCAGCTACGCGGCGCAGATGCTCTTCTGGTTCGGCGGCAGCATGCTCAGCCGCGGCGACGACCGTGAGGACGGCCTGGCCGGGGCGCTGTCCAACCTGGGCCTGCTGCTGGTGGCGCCCATCGCGGCCACGCTGCTGCAGCTGGCGGTGAGCCGCTCGCGCGAGTACGGCGCCGACGCCACGGGCGCGGAGCTGTGCGGAGACCCGGACGCGCTGGCGAGCGCGCTCCTGAAGATGGAGCGCGGCGCGGAGGCCATCCCGTATGATCGCGCGCCCGCGACGTCGCACCTGTTCATCGTCAACCCGCTGCACCACGGCGGGGTGATGTCGCTGTTCTCCACGCACCCGCCCATCCCGGAGCGCGTGCGCCGCCTGCGCGAGATGAGCGCGCGGATGGGCCAGGGGACGCGCGGCCGCGGCGGCTGGGAGTACGCATACTAG